One stretch of Glycine soja cultivar W05 chromosome 7, ASM419377v2, whole genome shotgun sequence DNA includes these proteins:
- the LOC114419684 gene encoding protein PLANT CADMIUM RESISTANCE 2-like: MYPTVDEHDEVYAAHHRHPGYVLPVVVPPNYGPPQIPSYAPPYISNSVSVRGPVIRTQRWSTGLCRCTDDPGNCLVTCFCPCVTFGLIAEIVDKGNTTCTCAGAIYGTLLALSGLACLYSCYYRSKLRVQYDLPEAPCMDCLVHFCCETCALCQEYRELKNRGFDLSIGWEANMERQRQGAIVSPVMSQSMTR, encoded by the exons ATGTATCCTACAGTAGATGAACATGATGAGGTATATGCAGCTCATCATAGACATCCAGGGTATGTTCTACCAGTTGTGGTGCCACCAAATTATGGCCCTCCTCAAATTCCATCCTATGCTCCTCCATACATCAGCAACAGTGTTAGTGTAAGGGGTCCTGTGATTAGGACACAGCGATGGTCAACTGGTCTGTGCCGTTGTACTGATGATCCTGGAAACT GTTTGGTCACTTGCTTCTGCCCCTGTGTTACATTTGGATTGATAGCAGAGATAGTAGATAAAGGCAATACaa CTTGCACTTGTGCTGGGGCTATTTATGGGACCCTACTAGCTCTGAGTGGGCTTGCATGCTTGTATTCTTGCTATTATAGGTCCAAACTGAGGGTACAATATGACTTACCAGAGGCTCCATGTATGGACTGTTTAGTTCATTTCTGCTGTGAAACATGTGCTCTATGTCAGGAGTATAGGGAGCTTAAAAACCGTGGATTTGACTTGAGCATAG GGTGGGAAGCCAACATGGAAAGACAAAGGCAAGGAGCTATAGTATCACCAGTAATGTCACAATCTATGACAAGATGA
- the LOC114419680 gene encoding autophagy-related protein 2-like, which yields MFPWRTFAKSAEATFSRWALKRVCKFFLKKKLGQFILGEIDLDQLDVQLSQGTIQLSDLALNVDFVNSKFGKTSSLMVKEGSIGYLLIKMPWSGKGCEVEVNGLEIVVSPCTDQMSTSEGETCGLDGSDNQHLKSSMRTEREISDDAQKLTSMDVHEGVKTIAKMIKWLLTSLHVTITNIIVAFDPSLDNEENKTHCRHTLVLQISEIQCGTSLSEDADSNVDVLGISRLTNFVKFHGAVIELLKIDNEDIYQHESGAGRGEPVLGSNIATCPVITGNQGGFSGNIKLSIPWKNGSLDVCKVDADVCVDPIVLKFQPSTIKWLLQSWETLKNLNKGGKGFTNHNSRGSGQLNSALFCHSSTSVSITNAPSDMMTANGSSTADYTSLTQPETLAEDLLPVAHLISNWVPLSTHINHKDGIQEPDFGASVDQFFECFDGMRNSQSALGSSGMWNWTYSVYSAITAASSLASGSLHIPSEQQHTETNLRATFAGISVVLSFCVDEQNNFSEPEIGHKVGLQIDYLGAECNDIFIALQVCPQGMTLDGKVKHVEVANFLNIGIDAKNQSASVKHLQAKVLDALPSSTSYNVDSHSLIEPVATDFPFGNNDCLLKVTLFRTFGVTNCKCSTQSSSSDGCRTGMTSFSLNLPPFVFWVIFSVINVLMNLLKEVEKSLEMHNKEKEILSEVSDNKCGSSQSDMEEGSGPRVTSFSTTECLHGDISISNARVILCFPFGSDGDHKSSFSWEQFIALDFTSSSPLNKGCTPDYSQTSNASSKKRFPSVAAQSLQLSFCDLDIYLITSSNENGRIISYDVQNEKFSASCFFSIFHRRGCFSVVLVVWQGGQVTGPWIAKKARLFANSGQTRGKDDIGGRGYEFASASTVKDLEDWKSQTQQEMILSSSFLMHVRLSQVVINLNDSQYKGIHHLLHQMLNALACVTSKEANIEKESSVSQSSVFLECDSLEILISRDTYVSIESSIKSELPGMWNQFRLKVQKFELLSVTNTGGVKAASFFRLTHGEGKLWGFVTGVPDHEFLLITCSNSSVKRGDGGGSNALSSKCAGSDVIYFSDPEISHSVISITVSCGTVLAVGGRLDWFDAILSFFSFPASNTKDAGDTSISKKEHNISYTTYFVLCLIDIALSYEPFMKNLVVQSELSSLSGCSSTKEDMSEQCVSCLLAASSLTLSNSSSADTVESVFQIRVHDLGLLLHLMSELNSLSGIYSVEHLQKTGYIKVAQEAFMEAILKTNCASGLLWELELSKSHLSVETCYDTTATLIRLAAQLQQLFAPDVEESIVHLQNRWDNAQQAQQRNEFKNENKNLRFDSMSATSDQCSPQTFSTDGSSIAGLMDEICEDAFQLNNNNTHQSYPFESGFCMPLDGSLIEVGQMNLDEPEVLSQELTWTESVPVIGPEGSHTSFLLEGCFPEIIESYCLSDLSPLSELSLSIHSDELSGHKLRNVEHREIERGSGGWYGSTSLKVLENHILEESKQAGVIKAVDHHVMLSSDGSSSHGETCGRVILKKIDIRWRMYGGSDWLDSEKSGQHSGRDTSVCMELALSGMKFQYDVFPVGGLRVSKMSVSVQDLFLYDRSQDAPWKLVLGYYHSKGHPRESYSRAFKLDLEAVRPDPLTPLEEYRLNVAILPMLLHLHQSQLDFLVNFFGRKSILKDQFPNSCQDLEGSKSLPEKTQKNKDLAFHSIAPEALLPYFQKLDIWPIIVRVDYSPHHVDLAALRHGKYVELVNLVPWKGVELNLKHVHASGIYGWASVCETTVGEWLEDISQNQIHKILRGLPTVRSLIAVGAGAAKLVSSPVQSYKKERRVLKGVQRGTMAFLRSISLEAVGLGVHLAAGAHDILLQAEGILASIPSPVPLPVKDKSKTDVRSNQPKDAQEGIQQAYESLSDGLGKSAAVLVQNPLKKFQRGSGAGPALAAAVRAVPAAAIAPASACASAVHYALLGFRNSLDPERKKESMEKYCPTQPLWEED from the exons AAAAGCTCAATGAGGACTGAGCGTGAAATATCAGATGATGCTCAGAAGTTGACTTCAATGGATGTTCATGAAGGTGTGAAAACTATTGCAAAGATGATAAAGTGGTTGCTCACAAGCTTGCATGTtacaataacaaatataattgTTGCATTTGATCCATCCTTAgataatgaagaaaataaaactcATTGTCGTCATACCTTAGTTCTTCAGATTTCTGAAATACAGTGTGGAACTAGTCTGTCTGAAGATGCTGATTCAAATGTTGATGTCCTTGGAATAAGCCGGTTAACAAACTTTGTAAAATTTCATGGAGCAGTTATTGAGCTTCTGAAAATAGATAATGAGGATATATACCAACATGAATCAGGAGCAGGACGTGGTGAACCTGTTTTGGGGTCAAATATAGCAACATGTCCAGTCATTACTGGGAACCAAGGTGGATTTAGtggaaatataaaattaagtattCCTTGGAAGAATGGTTCTTTGGACGTTTGCAAGGTGGATGCTGATGTTTGCGTTGATCCCATAGTGTTAAAATTTCAACCTAGCACTATTAAATGGCTATTGCAATCATGGGAAACTCTTAAGAATCTGAATAAGGGTGGAAAAGGTTTCACAAATCACAACTCAAGAGGATCTGGCCAATTGAATTCTGCATTGTTCTGTCATTCATCAACTTCAGTTTCTATTACCAATGCTCCCAGTGACATGATGACTGCTAATGGTAGTTCAACAGCTGATTACACTTCTTTGACCCAACCTGAAACCCTTGCTGAAGATTTACTTCCTGTGGCTCATCTTATATCCAATTGGGTGCCATTGTCTACTCATATAAATCATAAAGATGGTATTCAAGAACCTGATTTTGGGGCTAG TGTGGACCAGTtttttgaatgttttgatgGAATGAGAAATTCTCAATCGGCTTTAGGGAGCAGTGGAATGTGGAATTGGACATATTCAGTTTATAGTGCTATTACTGCTGCATCCAGCCTTGCTTCTGGATCTTTGCATATTCCATCTG AACAGCAACATACGGAAACCAATCTCAGGGCTACTTTTGCTGGAATATCTGTTGTTTTGTCCTTCTGTGTTGATGAACAGAATAATTTTTCTGAACCTGAAATTGGTCACAAGGTTGGATTACAAATTGATTATCTTGGTGCAGAGTGCAATGACATCTTTATTGCATTGCAG GTATGCCCTCAAGGTATGACTCTTGATGGAAAGGTGAAGCATGTAGAAGTTGCCAATTTCTTGAACATTGGAATTGATGCTAAAAATCAAAGTGCTTCGGTTAAACACCTACAAGCTAAGGTCCTTGATGCTCTCCCTTCATCTACCTCTTACAATGTAGATTCACATTCATTAATTGAACCAGTTGCAACAGATTTTCCATTTGGAAATAATGATTGCTTGTTGAAAGTTACATTGTTTAGAACTTTTGGAGTCACAAATTGCAAATGTTCAACACAATCAAGTTCATCAGATGGTTGTCGGACAGGGATGACATCATTCTCACTGAACTTGCCCCCATTTGTTTTCTGGGTGATCTTTTCAGTAATAAATGTGCTCATGAATCTGCTAAAGGAAGTTGAAAAATCACTTGAAATGcataataaagaaaaggaaattcTGTCTGAAGTCTCAGATAACAAGTGTGGATCGTCTCAGAGTGATATGGAGGAAGGTTCTGGTCCCCGCGTGACATCTTTCTCCACAACAGAATGTTTGCATGGTGATATATCTATTTCTAATGCAAGAGTGATACTGTGTTTTCCTTTTGGAAGTGATGGGGATCATAAAAGTTCATTTTCCTGGGAACAGTTCATTGCTCTTGATTTTACTTCATCATCACCTTTGAACAAGGGTTGCACTCCTGATTATAGTCAAACTTCAAATGCAAGTTCGAAGAAAAGATTTCCTTCAGTAGCTGCTCAATCTCTTCAATTGAGTTTCTGTGATCTTGACATCTACTTGATTACATCAAGTAATGAGAATGGTAGAATCATCTCCTATGATGTGCAGAATGAGAAATTTTCTGCTAGCtgcttcttttctatttttcatagaAGGGGATGTTTCtctgttgttcttgttgtttggCAGGGGGGCCAAGTGACTGGTCCTTGGATTGCTAAGAAAGCCAGATTATTTGCTAATTCAGGGCAAACAAGGGGCAAAGATGATATTGGAGGAAGGGGGTATGAGTTTGCATCTGCATCAACAGTGAAAGATCTTGAAGATTGGAAATCTCAAACTCAACAAGAGATGATTCTAAGCTCATCATTTCTCATGCATGTCCGTCTATCTCAAGTTGTGATTAATCTGAATGATTCTCAATATAAAGGCATACATCACCTTCTACATCAGATGCtgaatgcattggcatgtgtgACTTCTAAGGAAGCCAATATTGAGAAGGAATCTTCTGTCTCACAATCATCAGTATTTTTGGAATGTGATTCTCTAGAAATTCTTATTAGTAGGGATACATATGTGAGTATCGAAAGTTCAATCAAGAGTGAACTTCCTGGAATGTGGAATCAATTCAGGCTCAAGGTTCAAAAGTTTGAGTTGCTGTCTGTCACTAATACTGGTGGTGTTAAGGCTGCGAGTTTTTTTCGATTAACTCACGGTGAAGGCAAGCTGTGGGGGTTTGTCACTGGAGTTCCTGATCATGAGTTTCTTCTGATTACTTGTAGCAACTCCTCTGTGAAACGAGGTGATGGAGGAGGTTCTAATGCATTATCTTCCAAATGTGCTGGTTCTGATGTCATTTATTTCTCTGACCCAGAGATTTCCCATAGTGTTATATCTATAACTGTCAGTTGTGGTACGGTTTTAGCTGTAGGTGGTCGTTTGGATTGGTTTGATGCAATATTATCCTTTTTCAGCTTTCCTGCTTCTAATACCAAAGATGCAGGTGATACTAGCATTTCAAAGAAGGAACATAATATCTCTTACACGACTTATTTTGTTCTCTGCTTGATTGATATTGCTTTGAGCTATGAGCCTTTTATGAAGAATCTTGTAGTTCAGAGTGAACTTAGTTCATTGTCTGGCTGTTCTTCTACTAAAGAAGATATGAGTGAACAATGTGTTTCCTGTTTGTTGGCTGCATCCAGCTTAACACTTTCAAATTCATCTTCGGCAGATACAGTTGAAAGTGTTTTCCAAATCAGAGTGCATGACCTGGGGCTTCTTCTTCATTTAATGTCAGAACTGAATTCTTTGTCTGGCATTTATAGTGTTGAACATCTTCAAAAGACTGGTTACATTAAAGTTGCTCAGGAGGCTTTTATGGAGgctattttgaaaacaaactgTGCTAGTGGTCTTCTTTGGGAACTAGAATTATCTAAATCTCACCTTTCTGTGGAAACTTGCTATGACACAACTGCAACTCTGATTCGTTTGGCTGCTCAACTTCAGCAATTATTTGCCCCTGATGTGGAGGAATCTATTGTGCATTTGCAGAATAGGTGGGATAATGCTCAACAGGCACAGCAAAGGaatgaatttaaaaatgaaaataagaatcTCAGATTTGATTCGATGTCTGCAACTTCTGATCAGTGCTCCCCTCAAACATTTTCAACGGATGGATCTAGTATAGCTGGCTTGATGGATGAAATATGCGAAGATGCATTTCAACTAAATAACAATAATACACACCAATCTTATCCTTTTGAATCAGGGTTTTGCAtgccacttgatggaagcttaaTTGAGGTTGGTCAGATGAATTTGGATGAGCCTGAAGTTCTCTCTCAAGAATTGACTTGGACTGAGTCAGTGCCTGTGATAGGACCAGAAGGTAGTCACACTTCATTTCTGCTAGAAGGTTGCTTTCCAGAGATTATAGAAAGCTATTGTTTATCTGACTTAAGCCCTCTGTCAGAGCTATCTTTAAGTATACATTCTGATGAGCTTTCTGGACACAAACTGAGGAATGTGGAACATAGAGAGATCGAAAGAGGAAGTGGTGGATGGTATGGAAGCACCTCTCTAAAAGTATTAGAAAATCACATTTTGGAGGAAAGCAAACAAGCCGGTGTAATAAAGGCTGTAGATCATCATGTCATGCTTTCATCTGATGGTAGTTCATCACATGGTGAGACTTGTGGACGTGTAATTCTTAAGAAAATTGATATAAGATGGAGAATGTATGGAGGTTCTGACTGGCTCGACTCAGAGAAAAGTGGACAGCATTCTGGGAGAGACACATCTGTTTGCATGGAACTTGCATTGTCTGGGATGAAATTTCAGTATGATGTATTTCCAGTTGGTGGACTACGTGTATCTAAGATGTCGGTGTCTGTTCAAGATCTTTTTCTGTATGACAGAAGCCAAGATGCACCTTGGAAACTG GTATTAGGATATTATCATTCAAAAGGCCATCCTAGGGAATCTTATTCGAGAGCATTTAAATTGGACTTGGAGGCAGTGAGACCAGATCCTCTTACTCCCCTTGAGGAGTACAG GTTAAATGTTGCTATTTTACCTATGCTGTTACATCTACATCAAAGCCAGCTTGATTTTCTTGTTAATTTCTTTGGGAGAAAAAGCATATTGAAGGATCAGTTTCCTAATAGTTGTCAAGATTTGGAGGGTTCAAAATCATTGCCTGAGAAGACTCAGAAAAATAAAGATCTTGCATTTCATTCAATTGCACCAGAGGCACTGCTTCCCTACTTCCAG AAGCTAGATATATGGCCTATTATTGTTCGGGTGGATTACAGTCCCCATCATGTAGATCTAGCGGCATTAAGACATGGAAAGTATGTAGAACTTGTAAATCTTGTTCCTTGGAAG GGGGTTGAGCTTAACCTGAAACATGTTCATGCTTCTGGCATCTATGGTTGGGCCAGTGTTTGTGAAACTACTGTAGGGGAGTGGTTGGAAGATATATCTCAAAATCAG ATTCATAAAATACTGCGGGGGCTTCCTACTGTACGGTCATTGATTGCAGTTGGGGCTGGTGCTGCTAAGCTGGTTTCATCACCAGTACAGAGCTACAAAAAGGAGCGGAGAGTGCTCAAGGGCGTGCAGAGAG GTACAATGGCATTTCTTCGAAGCATTTCTCTGGAAGCTGTTGGACTTGGAGTTCATCTAGCTGCTGGAGCCCATGATATTCTTCTCCAAGCAGAAGGTATTCTTGCAAGCATACCTTCTCCAGTTCCTCTGCCTGTAAAAGACAAATCGAAAACAGATGTTCGATCTAATCAACCTAAAGATGCTCAAGAAGGAATTCAACAG GCTTATGAGAGTCTTAGTGATGGCTTGGGAAAATCTGCTGCCGTGTTAGTTCAGAACCCCTTGAAAAAGTTCCAGCGAGGTTCAGGTGCAGGACCTGCCTTGGCTGCCGCTGTTCGAGCAGTTCCTGCTGCTGCCATAGCCCCTGCTTCGGCTTGTGCAAGTGCTGTACACTATGCTCTTCTTGGATTCAGAAATAG CCTTGATCCCGAACGTAAAAAGGAGTCTATGGAGAAATATTGTCCAACACAACCACTCTGGGAAGAAGACTGA
- the LOC114419683 gene encoding uncharacterized protein LOC114419683, protein MDPRISFSYDFVVSQQAIKHENIYREDPVSSDFEFSVKNNSMISADEVFFQGMLLPLKSDCSNKKVTLRDELLVNDDYEEELPRIPKSSSRWKQRLGLRRGSSKKDKNKNNEGFQQTRVDDEKGFCSGQGDKTAS, encoded by the coding sequence ATGGACCCCAGAATCTCCTTCTCTTATGATTTTGTGGTTTCCCAACAAGCAATCAAGCATGAAAATATATACAGAGAAGATCCCGTCTCTTCGGATTTCGAATTCTCTGTCAAGAACAATTCTATGATATCAGCAGATGAAGTCTTTTTCCAGGGTATGTTGTTGCCTCTGAAGAGTGATTGCTCCAATAAGAAGGTGACTTTGAGGGATGAGTTGCTTGTGAATGATGACTATGAAGAGGAGTTACCAAGAATACCAAAGAGTTCAAGCAGGTGGAAGCAGAGATTAGGCCTCAGGAGAGGTTCATCTAAGAAagataagaataagaataatgAGGGGTTTCAGCAGACTAGAGTTGATGATGAGAAAGGGTTCTGTTCTGGACAAGGAGACAAGACTGCTAGCTAA